Proteins encoded by one window of Microscilla marina ATCC 23134:
- a CDS encoding T9SS type A sorting domain-containing protein gives MLHIFKTRGMKPRGKLIAQAKNLLYTKTKYLLLATCITLALTVNGRVKTPEKTRAKKSALFAIGVQTPAVELCAGTGAVTLDSIIIYENNIDDFWNWTFGETMEISLGDETNFALSGTPTVYISPGVSDATINARIENNKLKFDYNFVNRATLDSIIITGLQVEALPTASTASSTTLSVTAGIGDIVGFPLATTLANINLKVHPGTPSFILGANNVFAGETVNYYVPTIANADEYEWDIPAELNGGTATVTNTGTNNFIALTVHAVTSTSTVNLRVRGKNTTSGCDGAYVSYPITVNPVGVLVTPGSLELCKGGSTQILPDIKINEQAKTDFSTSGNLVLSLGSTDYTFSGPITVMVNGVSPGVPTTVNAHSIEISYDFTSGYDATTDEMVISGLQITANSSATGVAELKATGGTGGLANVDGTTVFATVTAIDPPVQATNIVGPSVVYSGESITFSVDAIAGVNSYDWDLPAELNGGTAGVVNTTTNAITLTTQTVSAATAVSISVKGKKTGCVDGAYSAPFHVTINPTGVDVTPSLVTICRGGSAKTLPDIVVTERFLSDFRHNSGGSNTLILSLSNTDFTLGGSPTVTVTNTSGTSSFSTSFGGAGNLRINYDFATDTESQNNIMTISGLEVSANASAATSVNLTPNSGTAYIEGVTTSTVFATVNTATVPAQAPAFVASVSTLCVGTPVTFTIDSIPSAATYEWQLPAGVNVAGSSTDSTIALTATSDAVNGVVRVRGVSSEGCAGAWLEQNVTIKSVPTAGTIEALTSNTLCAGQSATFFVSSVEGATNYEWVLPTELAEAGAAHQDTVVTTNSLITLTASSAITSVTSVDIKVRGVNTDCGEGAFSALYTITINPLPVVNLTMAISGGGGALADGAAHPSNGVAIDLTGAPTGGVFSGNGVVGTQFNPGLVGVGVHQLRYTYTDGSGCAGADSVTINVTNPTSVSGLASGYCKDDNVPDAFEVQKIISKTSNKIVYIQALEQVNGLSSSGGPVSSSRPFVICNTGLIGQSDATLNYRFTPSLTSTEKVYIRAFIHEVDNSSGSLVCNTTRIDTLATVDVSPLPNPVIKDTNGTICADNATEYYYAITNPNPAHSYQWSINSSGVGTIIPQKADSVISIRWQGDGSHQLTVTETVKATGCKNEVSIPVTVRALPATPVVVGEDNVCANSLKGYKVTSAGATSFQWSVTNGSIQNGQNTDSITVQWLGVSGNVVVEAFNGFGCKTSAARSVTVSAPLTPVISVGANSVCAGATSEVYETILSQGGTVQWIVAGGEITTPGAVLQTDGSYTMSGTTQIEVNWGTGSSGNVTVIESVGSCTGQASQLVTINPLPSLKISGLTSSILCKQGNSITLKGALSASDLPAGQTGTFTITKQSDGSKQQFPSTNQYVIDPTALAIDKYDVKFEYQDTNSCLDSVKTAFEIIATPTVNFTGIDPPTVKKYCVSAKAIALTPTVDTLPPSPASNGQFTIKKIGASDSLNLGKGQHTFDASALQGEGVYNITYRFTTGNGCVATSAPQAFELVGLPDLKVLGVATNGYCVRNTTTVRLYPEINSVALPPDSLLPLDSVDTYYMIRRVSLPRTNYEYLVAGDTLTNVFNPSHPIPSETAVPANASVQDWNKLAGEYEVIFAYTDGDGCVNTSQNPVTIVVNRLPELSFTGLSLSKAYCGDVAQVPLTPLDRGVEIPSSVEFKYRAVSGTDTTFQRFTGGNSFTPNQVPPGEYEIMLKYTTNPEGCADSITVGGITVTPTPKNMQITASQNYGSDTVRFTATALNTGSSGFWAWDFKDGTASTDQNPDKLLGTVLPKIINYSVTASTGTCDTTVTKTFRMEFDYSGQCAGSATNFVNTSLLSDATGTVSWSFGDGSPTVTGNVVSHQYQTPGTYWVTLNIVTQDGVASYTLRRRIDIFPMISVTQQAFYHETFESGTGGWISHGVVGVNLIPVDSTSWQLKQPDGFLISNPNGQAWITDNRNNLYRVDTNANYSSNEQSYVESPCFDIAGLNKPMISFRYWSDTEQGADGVVLLYTIDDGKTWLRLGSQGLGIDWYDTKPILGSPGSASDGAKVSTNPDNQGWSGKSQLTNGEWLTARYSLTEVLIKMQELGLTSRIVRFRMSFGSNGDNPATETFDGFAFDDVKIGNRNRIVLLEYFINQGVANAAAQDLEAKNFPQTGNTNEIVKIHHHTGFPAVDVFNIQNEKDPSGRAFHQGIREVPRAVVDGYFKDEVIGQWTQDHFADRTLIISPFDISIEQANVNGQTLTVSATVAANQVFSRPVVLHVVVVDSAVSTNGEWYYNVTRKMLPDAAGAYRGTPWVPGESQTLNFTWNKGDLDPAGFKIVVFVEDYLTKEIHQAGTGNVTSNRREAEGQSEHQVTNADNHLLAGQAVVFPNPTTKLLHVKLETSRVLSAGATWQILSMNGKVLKKGQWQQGKSQMSLNVSDLADGLYILRIVDQRKSIERRFEKQ, from the coding sequence ATGTTACACATTTTCAAAACCAGAGGAATGAAACCACGTGGTAAACTCATTGCTCAAGCCAAAAACCTACTCTATACAAAAACGAAATACCTGTTATTGGCGACCTGTATTACTTTGGCACTTACCGTGAATGGGAGGGTAAAAACCCCTGAAAAGACACGGGCTAAAAAAAGCGCCTTGTTTGCCATTGGAGTACAAACCCCTGCCGTAGAATTGTGTGCAGGCACGGGGGCTGTAACCCTTGACAGTATCATCATTTATGAGAATAACATCGATGACTTTTGGAATTGGACTTTTGGTGAAACTATGGAGATTTCATTAGGCGATGAAACCAACTTTGCCTTGTCGGGTACCCCTACAGTATACATTAGCCCTGGAGTAAGTGATGCCACAATTAATGCACGCATTGAAAACAACAAGCTTAAGTTTGACTACAACTTTGTCAATAGAGCAACTCTGGATAGTATCATCATTACCGGGTTACAGGTAGAAGCCCTCCCTACTGCGTCTACTGCCTCGTCTACTACCCTAAGCGTAACCGCCGGCATTGGCGATATAGTAGGGTTTCCACTGGCTACAACTCTGGCAAATATTAATTTAAAAGTACACCCTGGTACCCCCTCATTTATTCTGGGTGCCAACAATGTATTTGCCGGAGAGACAGTCAATTACTACGTACCTACCATTGCCAATGCCGATGAGTACGAATGGGACATTCCGGCAGAGCTTAACGGAGGTACTGCCACCGTTACCAACACTGGTACCAACAACTTTATAGCATTGACTGTGCACGCGGTTACGAGCACGTCAACTGTAAACTTAAGGGTAAGGGGTAAAAATACTACCAGTGGTTGCGATGGTGCGTATGTCTCTTACCCTATTACAGTGAATCCGGTAGGTGTATTGGTTACACCAGGCAGCCTGGAGCTTTGCAAGGGGGGCAGTACCCAAATATTGCCCGATATTAAGATAAACGAACAAGCTAAAACAGACTTTAGTACCAGCGGTAACCTCGTTTTATCGCTGGGTAGCACAGATTATACTTTCTCAGGACCCATTACTGTGATGGTCAATGGAGTTTCGCCTGGGGTACCAACTACGGTAAATGCCCACTCTATAGAGATTAGCTATGATTTTACTTCGGGGTATGATGCCACTACTGACGAGATGGTGATAAGTGGTTTGCAAATAACTGCCAACAGCAGTGCCACCGGGGTGGCTGAATTAAAAGCTACTGGTGGTACTGGTGGGTTGGCAAATGTAGATGGAACCACTGTTTTTGCGACTGTTACCGCCATTGACCCACCAGTACAGGCAACCAATATTGTAGGTCCCAGCGTGGTTTATTCGGGCGAATCGATTACTTTTTCAGTAGATGCAATCGCTGGAGTAAACAGCTATGATTGGGACTTGCCAGCGGAGCTCAATGGAGGTACGGCTGGGGTAGTCAATACCACTACCAATGCAATTACCCTTACTACCCAAACCGTAAGTGCTGCAACAGCGGTAAGCATTAGTGTGAAAGGCAAAAAAACGGGTTGCGTAGACGGGGCGTACTCTGCTCCATTTCATGTTACCATTAACCCCACCGGGGTAGACGTGACACCTTCGTTGGTGACTATATGCCGGGGAGGATCTGCCAAGACATTGCCTGATATAGTAGTAACAGAAAGATTTCTGTCTGATTTTAGGCACAATTCGGGAGGAAGTAATACATTGATCTTATCGTTAAGCAATACAGACTTTACCTTGGGAGGGAGCCCCACAGTAACGGTGACCAATACCTCAGGAACCAGCAGCTTTTCAACTTCTTTTGGCGGTGCAGGTAACTTGAGAATCAACTATGACTTTGCAACTGATACCGAATCCCAAAACAACATTATGACCATTAGTGGTCTTGAGGTATCAGCCAATGCCTCGGCAGCAACATCGGTAAACCTGACGCCTAATTCTGGCACTGCATATATAGAAGGGGTCACTACTTCTACGGTGTTTGCTACTGTCAATACCGCGACTGTTCCGGCGCAAGCCCCTGCATTTGTAGCTTCAGTAAGTACGCTATGTGTAGGTACTCCCGTCACTTTTACTATTGACTCTATTCCCAGTGCGGCTACTTATGAGTGGCAATTGCCAGCTGGAGTAAATGTAGCTGGGTCTTCTACCGATTCTACCATTGCTTTAACTGCTACCTCCGACGCGGTCAACGGTGTAGTAAGGGTAAGAGGGGTAAGCAGTGAAGGGTGTGCTGGAGCATGGCTAGAGCAAAATGTCACCATCAAATCGGTACCTACTGCGGGTACTATAGAGGCGCTTACCTCTAACACTTTGTGTGCCGGGCAGTCCGCTACTTTTTTTGTTTCTTCGGTAGAAGGAGCTACTAATTATGAGTGGGTGTTGCCAACTGAATTGGCAGAAGCAGGCGCAGCCCACCAAGATACTGTAGTAACTACCAATAGTTTGATAACCTTGACTGCCAGCAGTGCAATTACTTCGGTTACCAGTGTAGACATTAAGGTAAGAGGGGTAAATACAGACTGTGGAGAGGGAGCTTTTTCTGCGTTATATACCATTACTATCAACCCTTTGCCAGTGGTTAACCTGACAATGGCGATTAGTGGTGGTGGTGGAGCCCTGGCAGATGGTGCGGCTCATCCTTCCAATGGTGTAGCCATTGATTTAACCGGGGCTCCTACAGGAGGAGTGTTTTCGGGCAACGGTGTAGTTGGCACTCAGTTTAACCCTGGTTTGGTGGGGGTAGGCGTACATCAACTAAGGTATACCTATACCGACGGCAGTGGTTGTGCAGGTGCCGACTCAGTGACAATCAATGTGACCAACCCTACCTCAGTGTCGGGGCTTGCCTCAGGTTACTGTAAAGATGACAACGTACCTGATGCATTTGAGGTACAAAAAATCATTTCTAAAACAAGCAATAAAATCGTATACATTCAAGCCCTGGAGCAGGTCAATGGGCTAAGCTCTTCAGGTGGTCCTGTATCTTCTTCAAGACCTTTTGTGATTTGTAATACAGGGTTAATTGGGCAGTCAGATGCCACGCTAAATTATAGGTTTACTCCCTCGCTTACCAGTACCGAAAAGGTATACATTCGGGCTTTTATTCATGAGGTAGACAATTCAAGTGGCTCCCTTGTTTGTAATACCACCAGAATAGATACCCTAGCCACAGTAGATGTAAGTCCGTTGCCCAACCCGGTAATTAAAGATACCAACGGAACCATTTGTGCCGACAATGCTACAGAGTATTATTATGCCATTACCAATCCCAATCCTGCCCACTCTTATCAGTGGAGCATTAACTCTAGTGGAGTAGGCACCATTATTCCACAAAAAGCCGACTCAGTGATTAGTATTCGTTGGCAAGGCGATGGTAGCCATCAACTTACTGTAACCGAAACCGTGAAAGCAACTGGTTGTAAAAATGAGGTGTCTATACCGGTAACGGTACGGGCATTGCCAGCCACCCCAGTGGTAGTCGGTGAAGACAACGTATGTGCAAATAGTCTGAAAGGCTACAAAGTGACATCGGCAGGTGCTACCTCCTTTCAATGGTCTGTAACCAATGGTTCTATACAAAATGGGCAGAATACGGATAGTATTACGGTACAATGGTTGGGAGTGAGTGGCAATGTGGTAGTAGAAGCTTTCAATGGTTTTGGTTGTAAAACCTCCGCTGCCCGCTCAGTGACAGTAAGTGCTCCGCTCACCCCGGTGATTTCTGTTGGAGCAAACAGTGTGTGTGCGGGGGCAACCAGCGAAGTATACGAAACTATATTATCGCAAGGAGGCACGGTGCAATGGATAGTAGCTGGGGGAGAAATTACAACCCCTGGAGCGGTACTGCAAACAGATGGTTCTTACACTATGAGCGGAACCACTCAGATTGAGGTAAACTGGGGCACCGGAAGCTCAGGCAATGTAACTGTGATTGAGTCGGTAGGTAGCTGTACCGGGCAGGCAAGCCAATTGGTAACCATCAATCCTTTACCTTCGTTGAAAATCAGTGGTTTGACCTCCAGCATTCTTTGTAAGCAGGGCAACTCTATTACTTTAAAGGGCGCATTGAGTGCTTCTGACTTACCTGCTGGACAAACCGGAACTTTTACCATTACCAAGCAAAGTGATGGCTCAAAACAACAGTTTCCGTCTACCAATCAATACGTAATTGACCCCACAGCCTTGGCTATAGATAAATACGATGTAAAGTTTGAGTACCAAGATACCAACAGTTGTCTGGACAGCGTAAAAACAGCCTTCGAAATCATTGCTACTCCTACGGTAAACTTTACAGGAATAGACCCACCTACAGTCAAAAAGTACTGTGTAAGCGCCAAAGCAATTGCTTTGACTCCTACCGTAGACACCCTGCCGCCAAGTCCTGCGTCTAATGGTCAGTTTACAATCAAAAAGATTGGCGCCTCTGATAGTCTCAACCTTGGCAAAGGGCAGCATACTTTTGACGCAAGTGCCTTGCAAGGTGAAGGTGTATACAACATTACTTATCGTTTCACTACTGGCAATGGTTGCGTGGCTACCTCTGCACCCCAGGCATTTGAGCTGGTAGGGTTGCCCGACTTGAAAGTTTTAGGAGTGGCTACCAATGGCTATTGTGTGCGCAATACTACTACAGTAAGGTTGTATCCCGAAATAAATTCAGTGGCATTGCCACCTGATAGTTTGTTGCCACTAGACTCAGTAGATACCTATTATATGATAAGAAGAGTATCGCTTCCGCGAACCAACTATGAGTACCTGGTAGCAGGCGATACCCTGACTAATGTTTTTAACCCAAGCCACCCAATACCCTCTGAGACTGCGGTTCCGGCCAATGCCTCAGTACAAGACTGGAACAAACTGGCTGGGGAATATGAGGTTATTTTTGCCTATACCGATGGGGATGGTTGTGTGAATACTTCCCAAAACCCTGTAACCATCGTGGTCAACCGTTTGCCAGAGCTGTCATTTACTGGGCTTAGTCTAAGCAAAGCCTATTGTGGCGATGTGGCACAAGTACCCTTGACACCCTTAGACCGTGGGGTAGAGATTCCTTCTTCTGTAGAGTTTAAATACCGTGCAGTGTCAGGTACAGATACCACCTTTCAACGTTTTACCGGAGGCAATTCGTTTACCCCCAACCAAGTGCCCCCTGGCGAATACGAGATTATGCTCAAGTATACCACCAACCCTGAAGGTTGTGCCGATAGCATTACAGTAGGGGGAATTACAGTAACTCCTACCCCAAAAAATATGCAGATTACAGCCAGTCAAAACTACGGGTCAGATACGGTAAGGTTTACGGCAACGGCACTCAATACAGGATCGAGTGGTTTTTGGGCGTGGGATTTTAAAGATGGCACCGCCAGCACTGATCAAAACCCTGACAAACTTTTGGGGACAGTATTGCCCAAAATTATTAATTACTCAGTAACAGCAAGCACTGGTACTTGTGATACTACCGTGACCAAAACTTTTAGAATGGAGTTTGATTATTCGGGGCAGTGTGCAGGTAGTGCCACCAACTTTGTCAACACCTCGTTGTTGAGCGATGCCACTGGTACAGTATCGTGGAGTTTTGGCGATGGAAGCCCGACTGTTACCGGAAACGTGGTAAGTCATCAATACCAGACCCCAGGTACTTATTGGGTGACACTCAATATAGTTACTCAAGATGGGGTGGCGTCTTACACCCTGCGCAGAAGGATAGATATTTTTCCAATGATTTCGGTTACTCAACAGGCTTTCTATCACGAAACTTTTGAAAGCGGAACCGGAGGTTGGATAAGCCACGGGGTAGTAGGAGTAAACCTTATTCCGGTAGATAGTACCAGTTGGCAACTCAAACAACCCGATGGATTTCTGATCAGTAATCCAAATGGTCAGGCCTGGATAACTGATAACCGAAACAACCTTTACCGGGTAGACACAAACGCCAACTATAGCAGCAATGAGCAGTCGTATGTCGAAAGTCCTTGCTTTGATATTGCAGGGCTAAACAAACCTATGATCTCATTTCGCTACTGGTCTGATACTGAGCAAGGCGCCGATGGAGTGGTGCTTTTATATACCATAGATGATGGTAAAACTTGGTTGCGTTTGGGTTCGCAAGGTTTGGGCATCGATTGGTACGATACCAAGCCTATACTGGGTTCTCCGGGCAGTGCCAGCGACGGGGCGAAAGTAAGTACCAACCCCGACAATCAGGGATGGTCGGGCAAAAGCCAACTCACCAATGGCGAGTGGCTAACGGCAAGGTATAGCCTTACCGAAGTATTGATCAAAATGCAAGAGTTAGGGCTGACCAGTCGGATAGTGCGTTTTCGCATGTCTTTTGGTAGCAACGGCGATAATCCGGCTACGGAAACTTTTGATGGTTTTGCCTTTGATGATGTGAAAATTGGTAATCGAAACCGCATTGTACTCTTAGAGTATTTTATCAATCAGGGAGTAGCAAATGCAGCAGCTCAGGATTTGGAGGCAAAAAACTTCCCGCAAACGGGCAATACCAACGAGATCGTGAAAATTCACCATCACACCGGGTTCCCGGCGGTTGATGTGTTTAATATACAAAACGAAAAAGACCCAAGTGGCAGGGCTTTTCACCAAGGTATAAGAGAAGTGCCAAGGGCAGTAGTAGATGGCTATTTTAAAGATGAAGTAATAGGGCAGTGGACTCAAGATCATTTTGCTGACCGGACTCTGATTATTTCGCCATTTGATATTAGCATAGAGCAAGCCAATGTAAATGGACAAACCCTGACTGTGTCGGCTACTGTGGCAGCTAATCAAGTGTTTAGTCGCCCGGTAGTATTGCATGTAGTGGTGGTAGACTCAGCAGTAAGCACCAATGGTGAATGGTATTATAATGTTACCCGTAAAATGTTGCCCGATGCTGCTGGTGCTTACCGGGGGACTCCTTGGGTGCCTGGCGAATCCCAAACCTTGAACTTTACCTGGAACAAAGGTGATTTAGACCCAGCAGGATTTAAAATAGTAGTCTTTGTAGAAGATTATCTTACCAAGGAAATTCATCAGGCAGGTACTGGTAATGTCACCAGTAATCGACGAGAAGCCGAAGGACAAAGCGAACATCAGGTGACCAACGCAGACAATCACCTGTTGGCTGGTCAGGCAGTGGTGTTTCCAAACCCTACTACCAAACTGTTGCATGTAAAACTGGAAACTAGCCGGGTACTTTCGGCAGGTGCCACATGGCAAATTTTATCAATGAATGGTAAAGTGTTGAAAAAAGGGCAATGGCAACAAGGCAAAAGTCAAATGTCACTCAACGTAAGCGATTTGGCGGATGGCTTGTATATTTTACGTATTGTAGACCAGCGTAAAAGTATAGAGCGAAGGTTTGAGAAACAGTAA
- the ffh gene encoding signal recognition particle protein, with protein sequence MFSTLSQRIDKAVKNLKGKGRITEINVATTVKEIRRALVDADVNYKVAKQVTDEIKEEALGRKVLINVEPGQLLVKIVHEKLTALMGGEEEEINIEGDPAVVLMSGLQGSGKTTFSGKLANFINKKRNKKVLLVACDVYRPAAINQLQVVGEQIGVEVYAEPENKNPVSISQNAIKYAKENNHKVVIVDTAGRLAVDEEMMKEIEDVKNAIKPSETLFVVDSMTGQDAVNTAKTFNERINFDGVVLTKLDGDTRGGAALSIRAVVNKPIKFTGTGEKMDAINVFRPEGMAGRILDMGDIVDLVRRTEDMFEKEEMERLNRKMRKNQFDYDDFLSQLQQIKNMGNLKDLIGMLPGMNKVLRDVDIDENSFKPIEAIIRSMTPHERQNPAVLKEGSRRKRIANGSGTSIQQVNNLIKQFEDMRKMMKKMNKMTKGGKRGFANLNPFG encoded by the coding sequence ATGTTTAGTACATTAAGTCAGCGCATAGATAAAGCTGTAAAAAACCTGAAAGGAAAAGGGCGCATTACCGAAATTAACGTAGCCACTACAGTAAAAGAAATCCGTCGAGCATTGGTGGACGCCGATGTTAACTATAAAGTTGCCAAGCAAGTAACGGACGAGATTAAAGAAGAAGCCTTAGGGCGCAAAGTATTGATCAACGTAGAACCTGGACAACTTTTGGTGAAAATTGTTCACGAAAAGCTGACCGCACTAATGGGAGGTGAAGAAGAAGAGATCAATATCGAAGGCGATCCGGCAGTTGTGTTGATGTCTGGCTTACAAGGTTCGGGTAAAACTACCTTTTCGGGAAAACTGGCAAATTTTATTAATAAAAAGAGAAACAAAAAAGTATTACTCGTAGCCTGTGACGTGTACCGCCCGGCGGCAATTAATCAGCTACAGGTAGTAGGTGAGCAAATAGGAGTAGAGGTATACGCTGAACCCGAAAACAAAAATCCGGTAAGCATCTCCCAAAACGCCATCAAGTATGCTAAAGAAAATAACCACAAGGTAGTAATTGTGGATACGGCAGGACGTTTGGCAGTAGACGAAGAAATGATGAAGGAGATTGAGGACGTAAAAAACGCCATCAAACCTTCAGAAACTTTGTTTGTGGTGGACTCTATGACAGGACAAGATGCTGTAAATACTGCCAAAACTTTTAACGAGCGCATTAACTTTGATGGGGTAGTACTGACTAAGTTAGACGGTGACACCCGTGGTGGAGCAGCATTGTCTATTCGTGCGGTTGTAAACAAACCTATCAAGTTTACTGGAACGGGTGAAAAAATGGACGCTATCAATGTGTTCCGCCCCGAAGGTATGGCAGGGCGTATCCTGGATATGGGAGACATCGTAGATTTGGTACGCCGTACCGAAGATATGTTCGAAAAAGAGGAAATGGAGCGTTTGAATCGCAAAATGCGTAAAAACCAGTTCGATTACGACGATTTCCTTTCTCAACTACAGCAAATCAAAAACATGGGTAACCTCAAAGACCTGATAGGTATGTTGCCTGGTATGAACAAAGTTTTGCGCGACGTAGACATTGACGAAAACTCTTTTAAACCCATCGAGGCAATCATCCGTTCGATGACCCCACACGAGCGTCAAAATCCTGCTGTGTTGAAAGAAGGTAGCCGACGCAAACGCATTGCCAACGGTAGTGGTACTTCTATCCAACAAGTAAACAACCTCATCAAGCAGTTTGAAGACATGCGTAAGATGATGAAGAAAATGAATAAAATGACCAAAGGTGGTAAGCGTGGTTTTGCCAACTTAAACCCGTTTGGTTAA
- a CDS encoding Uma2 family endonuclease, whose translation MGEPKIERTDYTLDEYTAIETSTNTRHEYYKGEIFAMAGTTVAHNEITFNTTAVLKRKSDCKTFMENVKLEVNKGVFYTYPDVMVTCDKRDQEDTLIQRYPVFIAEVLSQSTRAYDRETKLWKYRQIPSLMHYLLVDQYAHSAELFSRQTHDAQLWIYQAFADLEETIHLSALNLQFKLSELYEGVTLTEKKEKAS comes from the coding sequence ATGGGAGAACCTAAGATTGAACGAACAGACTATACACTGGACGAATACACTGCCATAGAAACCAGCACCAACACTCGCCACGAATATTACAAAGGAGAAATATTTGCGATGGCAGGTACTACTGTGGCACATAATGAGATTACTTTTAATACTACGGCTGTATTAAAGCGAAAGAGCGACTGCAAAACCTTCATGGAAAACGTAAAACTGGAGGTAAACAAAGGAGTGTTTTATACTTATCCTGATGTAATGGTTACCTGCGACAAACGCGACCAGGAAGATACCCTTATTCAGCGTTATCCGGTATTTATTGCCGAAGTATTGTCTCAGTCGACCAGAGCGTATGACCGGGAGACCAAACTATGGAAATACAGACAAATTCCTTCTTTAATGCATTACCTGTTGGTAGACCAATATGCCCACAGTGCCGAGCTGTTTTCGCGCCAAACCCACGATGCGCAACTATGGATTTATCAGGCTTTTGCCGATTTGGAAGAAACCATCCATTTGTCTGCGTTGAATCTACAGTTCAAGTTAAGCGAGTTGTACGAGGGGGTTACCCTCACCGAAAAAAAGGAGAAAGCGTCATAG